In the Bacillus sp. 2205SS5-2 genome, GGATTTTCTTTCGCGGCTTCCTGATACCTTCAGACTTTCCACTGAATTAAAAAGCAAGGCGTGGAAGAACAATAAGTGGGAGGTCATAGGGGAATTAACGAGCCAAACGAATGGCTCCAACTACCGTTACCAAGCGTTTGAAGAAGAACTAGAGGGGCGGTTGTATCGATTCCTCGTTGTCCACTCGAGTCAATTGGAAAAACAGAAGGTGAAACGGATAGAAGCCGACATTCAAAAGGAACACGTCACCTTGACCAACGCGTTGGACAAGCTGGCAGACATGATTTTCCACTGTGAAGCAGACGCTGAAAAGGCACGAATCGCCTTTGAAAAAAAGCATAAAACCAACCTGCATGAGTATCAGTTAACAATCGAAATCGGAGAAGAACCGATCAAATGCGAACGCCGTGGACGACCCAAGAAAGACGAAGTCACTCAGACCGCCACCGTTTACCGGGTCCGTTTATCGTCCCTTGAGGAAAATCAAGGGAAAATCGACCAAAAATTAAGGCTATTGAGCACGTTTATTTTAATGACCAACCGGATGGATCGCTCGAGGCTTTCCGATGTGGACATGCTTACAACCTATAAAGGTCAATCGGCGGCGGAGACCCGATTTCGGTTACTCAAGGATGCACAGATGATTGACGCCGTCTTTGTCAAAACGCCGGAACGTATTGAAGCGCTTGGTATCGTCTATGTGATGGCGTTATTAATCTATGGCATGCTTGAATATCGAATCCGTGCTGAAATGAAAAAGCAGGAAGAACCCTTGATCCTCATGGGAAAACGGAAACTGTTTGAACCGACCGGACAAGCACTGTTAGAACAATTGAATGACGTTCGTA is a window encoding:
- a CDS encoding IS1634 family transposase; the protein is MNVALDTLHCDTTSFSVSGDYLPDSSSSGLSEKEPLSVTYGYSKQKRPDLKQIVLGMGVPPQRIPIVAKVENGNTSDVKWNMEFVQKLRETLSEEDWSNLLYQADSALISKGNLQDLAAHQLDFLSRLPDTFRLSTELKSKAWKNNKWEVIGELTSQTNGSNYRYQAFEEELEGRLYRFLVVHSSQLEKQKVKRIEADIQKEHVTLTNALDKLADMIFHCEADAEKARIAFEKKHKTNLHEYQLTIEIGEEPIKCERRGRPKKDEVTQTATVYRVRLSSLEENQGKIDQKLRLLSTFILMTNRMDRSRLSDVDMLTTYKGQSAAETRFRLLKDAQMIDAVFVKTPERIEALGIVYVMALLIYGMLEYRIRAEMKKQEEPLILMGKRKLFEPTGQALLEQLNDVR